GCAGAATTAGAACGGGTAGTTTCAGAGTTGGAAGCATTAGTATTCCATAAAGCATGAAGGCTGAAAAGTATCATCCTTCATGCTTCATATTTATTTATAAAAGACTGTAACAATAGTTACAGTCTTTTGTTTACTAGCGGAACATACTACTTACTGAAGTATCTTCATGAATCCGCCAGATAGTTTCCCCTAGCAGATTAGCGACTGAAAGCACTACTAGTTGTGAGAAGCGATCGCTTTCTGGGATTGGAATCGTGTTTGTGACAATCACTTCCTCAAGCAGACCACTGGATAATCTTTCAATCGCTGGTGGAGAGAACACCGCATGAGTTGCACAGGCATATACTTGACGCGCTCCTTCTTCACGCAGCAATCGCGCCCCTTCCGCGATTGTTCCGCCGGTGTCGATCATGTCATCCACCAATACTGCTGTTTTGCCCTTAACATCGCCGATAACATTCAACACTTCCGCGACGTTATGCGCTTGACGACGTTTGTCAATAATTGCCAAGGGGGCATCGTCCAGCTTTTTCGCAAATGCTCTAGCCCTTGCGACACCTCCAACATCGGGGGAAACAACCACGAGGTCAGGTAGTTCTTTACTTGCTAGATAATCTAGCAATACTGGCGAACCGTAAACATGGTCAAAGGGTATATCGAAATAACCTTGAATCTGAGCCGAGTGCAGATCCATTGCTAAAACACGGTTAGCTCCGGCTTGAGTAATCAAGTTAGCAACCAACTTGGCAGTTATTGACTCTCGTCCTGCCGTTTTCCGGTCAGCGCGGGCATAGCCGTAGTAAGGAATTACTGCCGTAACCTGACGTGCAGAAGCTCGACGACAGGCGTCAACCATAATCAATAATTCCATTAAGTGATCATTGACAGGTTGACAAGATGGCTGGATTAAATAAACATCACAACCTCGGATCGATTCTTGAATTTGAACGTAAAGTTCTCCATCCGCAAATCTTTTGCGGATCATTGGCCCCAAGTCCATGCCCAGATAACGAGCAACTTCTTGAGACAGTTGTACATTGGCAGAACCAGAAAAAAGCCGCAGGCGATGATTATCAGTCAGTCCTGTTGCAGCTGGTTGCAGTTTAAAAGTTGCAGAACTCAGCACAGCAGATCCTCGATGTGCATTCATGGCAATATTATCACTAGATATTTAGCAGATTTAACAGAAAAATAGCCTAAAAAAACATCTGTAAGTTTTATTGAAGCTTTCATACAAACTTTAAACATTTCTCGATAAATTTATCATTCGCTAATTGTCTAGTCCTTCTGACAAACAAACTATTGATAGTTTAACTGAACATTAAGTCCGCCCACTTTGCTTGAGGTAAAAATCCTAGTATGTCAAAGATGGGTGTATTAGATTGCTGATTTTAGCTAACTCATTTATAACTGAAACCAACCTATTCACGGTTTAAGTGATGTTGAAGCTGGATCTTTGCTAATAGAACACTTATGACTAAGCGCCTAAGAGGTAGCTGATTATTCTATGATACTAGCGACAAATAAATAAACTGGTAGACTTAATTTTAAGTTCTAATTCATACTATAAAATCCGAGAATCCCCGTATATTCCCTAATCTTTTACGCAGATGGGTTTTAGCAAAGGACGGACGTCAATTCACAATGCTGGTTGTCAAAAGTCAAGTTCAGTAGGATTTACCATTGCTGCTAGAACTTGTTTGTTCTCAGCAAGCTGTGGCAAATCAATAAGGCAAATTTTTAGTTGTGATTGTAAGCTTACTCACAATATTCACAGATTTTCGCTGAGGTCGGAATGCAAAAATAGAGTTAAGCAAGTCTTTCAAGATTTACTTAGGATGTATTCAGACGGTATTAATGAAGCTTCCGTAGAGAGGGCTGCTGACGGTAGTTGTTTCCAACCAACGGATTTTATTTTTAGGTAATTCATCTCCAGATTGGAGATGAATTGCTTCTCAGTTGCTATTTAACTTAATCAATCTATTATGCAATCACCTATTACTGTTGGCACTGTCCTGCAAAACCGTTACCGAATAATTCAAATTCTTGGACAAGGAGGATTTGGTAGAACCTATCTTGCAGAAGACCAAAGGCGTTTTAACGAACTTTGCGCGATCAAAGAACTAATTTCAACAGCAACAGAGGCCTCCGCTTGGGAGAAGGCGCAAGAGCTTTTTGGGCGGGAAGCTGCTACTTTATATCAAATTGAACATCCGCAAGTACCTAAATTCCGAGAAAGATTTGAGCAAGACCAGCGCTTGTTTTTGGTGGTGGACTATGTTGCGGGAAAAACGTACCGAACTCTTTTGAGCGATCGCCTAGCTGTTGGTCAAACTTTTACACAAGCAGAAGTATTGCAGTTATTGCGTTCTTTGTTGCCAGTTTTAGAGCATATTCACAGCCGCGGGATTATTCACCGCGATATTTCGCCAGAAAATATTATTTTGCGAGATAGTGACGCCAAGCCAGTGTTAATTGACTTTGGAGTGGTAAAAGAACTAGCAACACGATTGCTATCTCCAGATAGCACAAGGCCAGTCACCACTGTGGGAAAATTAGGCTATTCTCCCAGTGAGCAAATGCAAACGGGACAAGCTTATCCTAGTAGTGACTTATATGCATTGGCAGTTACAGCCATAGTTTTGCTAACTGGTAAAGAACCAAGCGAACTATTTGATGAACACGAATTAACTTGGAATTGGCAAAGGTGGGCAAGAGTTAATCCGCGATTTGCTTTAGTGTTAAATCGAATGTTGAATCGTCTACCAAGCGATCGCTACCAAAATGCTCTTGATGTAGCTCAAGCTTTGCAAGCTGTAGATCAGCCTCCGATCATTACGCCGGAAGTGTCCAACTTACAAACAATCGCTGTGGGACGCAGCCCTAACTCTGTACCACCATCTACTTCGCCTAAAAGACGCGCTCCTGCTCCTGTGGTTCCACCTAGCCGTAGTAGCTCAGTTTTAGATAATCCGTTGGCCCTCGGTGCTATTGGTAGTGCTGTCGTCATTTTGGCGGGATTTGGTTCTTGGGCGCTGGTGAGTTCTATTCGCAGTCAATCAAACACACCACCAGAAGGCACAAAACCACAAACTTTCCCCTCACCAGTAATTTCTGGTGGTAGTACATTCACGTCTACACCCACACCTACCAATGATGAACCTGTTATATCTACTAGACGGCTCAATCTTGGAACATCTAACACAACCACGGCTGAAGATACTATTAAAGCTAATCAAATCATTCGGTACACATTTTTTGCAAGAGCCGGAACCAAGTTAAATACATTTTTCGACCAAGGAACTGGCGTTTTGCTAACAGTATTAGATCCTAACCAACAACCGATTGATAATAACTCTCAGCAAGTAACATCCTATGAAGGAATATTGGTGGTGACTGGTAGACACACTATTGAGTTAACTTTGAGTCCAGGAGTAGCCCAAAGCGATTATAATCTCAAAGTTGCAATAGAAAAACCTGTCGAAATAACACCTACACAGACACCAATACCAATTCCTAGAGCTACGCCCACGTCCATCCCAACTATTACAGAGACACCCGCGCCAACTCCTACAGAGATACCGATACCAGTTCCTACAGAGACACCTGCCCCAACTCCTACAGAAATACCGACACCAACTCCTACCAGCGGTGAGCTACAAACTTTCCCGCCTGCTAATGGAACTCCACCATCGCTTTTTAATCAAAGAAATTAATGTCATTGGGTATTGGGCAGTTTCAAGGAAAAAAATTCACCGTCAAGCATAAAAGTTTGGTTTTCCCTTTAATTAAGTCATAAGTTTTATAAAATTGTTGAACACATTACTGATTACTGGAACTGATACAGAGGCGGGTAAAACTGTTGTCACAACAGCTTTGGCTGCTTATTGGCAAAAATATTATCCTCAGCGCCGCTTGGGAATTATGAAACCGATTCAATCGGGAGTAGGCGATCGCGAGTGGTATCAAAAACTGTTTTCACTGGAACAATCTGCTGAGGAAATTACACCTTTGTACTTTCAAGCACCTCTAGCGCCTCCCTTAGCAGCAGCTAAGGAAAATCGGCAAGTGGATTTAGCAGTGGTTTGGCAAACTTTATCCAGGCTGCAAAAGCGATGTGATTTCCTCCTGATAGAAGCTTTGGGAGGCTTAGGTTCACCTGTAACCGCAGAATTAACGGTGGCCGATTTGGCGGGAGAATGGCGTTTACCAACAGTATTGGTAGTGCCAGTTAGATTAGGAGCGATCGCCCAAGCAGTAGCGAATGTGGCATTAGCCAGACAATCACGTATAAATCTTAAAGGGATTGTACTTAACTGCGTACAACCCCGTTCTGATGCAGAAATAGCCGATTGGACACCACCAGACTTGATTCAATCATTAACTAACACACCTGTTTTAGGCTGTCTGCCTTATCTAGACAACCCAGATGATTTAGAGAAACTAGCTCAAGTAGCGTCAAATCTAGATTTAGAAACACTGACACTTGAGAACGATTAAACTGAGAAAATAACCTAAGTTAGCTGTACTTAAACTAGCTTGTCTTTACAATGGTTTCTACTTTTCCCACTCCATCTTCTGTTGATTTATCTCGCGTTCGACTCTCAATCCGCTCATTGCAACCACAGCTAGTAGAATGGCGGCGGCGATTGCATCAACAACCAGAGTTGGGTTTTAAAGAAAAACTAACTGCTGAGTTTGTCTCGCGCAAGTTGCAAGAATGGGGAATTGAGCATCAAACTGGTATTGCTCAAACTGGCATTGTTGCCATCATCAAAGGTAATAAACTAGGTACTGACAAAGTATTGGCAATTCGGGCGGATATGGATGCTTTGCCAATCCAAGAACTTAACGAAGTACCATATAAATCGCAGCATGATGGAGTAATGCACGCTTGTGGACATGATGGACATACAGCGATCGCACTAGGTACAGCTTACTATCTTCACCAACATCGTCAAGACTTTGCAGGTACTGTAAAGATTATTTTCCAGCCAGCAGAAGAATCACCAGGTGGTGCAAAGCCAATGATTGAAGCTGGAGTCCTGAAAAACCCTGATGTTGACGCAATTATCGGTTTGCACTTATGGAATAATTTGCCCTTGGGAACAGTGGGTGTGCGTGCTGGGGCTTTAATGGCTGCTGTAGAGTGCTTTAACTGCACAGTTTTGGGTAAGGGTGGACACGGCGCATTACCACATCAAACTATTGATTCGGTTGTAGTTGCTGCCCAAATCGTTAATGCTCTACAAACAATTGTCGCTCGTAATATTAATCCTATTGATTCAGCAGTGGTGACAGTGGGCGAACTTCATGCTGGAACCAAGCGCAATGTGATTGCTGATACAGCAAGAATGAGTGCCACTATCAGATATTTTAATCCCAGCTTTGCAGGCTTTTTTCATCAGCGTGTCGAGCAGATTATTGCTGGAATTTGCCAGAGTCATGGTGCTAATTATGATTTAGAATATTGGTCACTTTATCCACCAGTAATTAATGATGCAAGCATGGCAGAATTAGTGAGGTCTGTGGCAGAAGAAGTTGTAGAAACTCCTGTGGGTATAGTGCCAGAATGTCAAACTATGGCTGCGGAAGATATGTCATTCTTCTTGCAAGAGGTTCCTGGCTGCTATTTCTTTCTAGGTTCTGCTAATCCTGACAAAGACTTGGCTTATCCTCATCATCATCCAAGATTTGATTTTGATGAAACTGCTTTAGCAATAGGTGTAGAAATATTTGTTCGTAGTGTAGAAAAGTTTTTCAGTTAAGCAAATATTAGTTAATTTGATATTTTGTATTATTCTTGCGATCGCACTTTTGAAGTTGGGATTGGTAATTGTCTCCAGCATTATGCTTGGTGCGATCGCTAGTTCTTAGGTGATAAATTCGACAAGCAAAAAAAACCTCAAGAAATATTGCTTGTTCGATTTATTTTGTCAATAGATAAGCTGAAAATTTTTTATATGAGTTTTTATATTAATTTTATAGGTTATACCAATTCAATTAATGATTGCAACACATCCTTGGGT
This region of Nostoc sp. UHCC 0302 genomic DNA includes:
- a CDS encoding ribose-phosphate pyrophosphokinase, which encodes MNAHRGSAVLSSATFKLQPAATGLTDNHRLRLFSGSANVQLSQEVARYLGMDLGPMIRKRFADGELYVQIQESIRGCDVYLIQPSCQPVNDHLMELLIMVDACRRASARQVTAVIPYYGYARADRKTAGRESITAKLVANLITQAGANRVLAMDLHSAQIQGYFDIPFDHVYGSPVLLDYLASKELPDLVVVSPDVGGVARARAFAKKLDDAPLAIIDKRRQAHNVAEVLNVIGDVKGKTAVLVDDMIDTGGTIAEGARLLREEGARQVYACATHAVFSPPAIERLSSGLLEEVIVTNTIPIPESDRFSQLVVLSVANLLGETIWRIHEDTSVSSMFR
- a CDS encoding serine/threonine-protein kinase, encoding MQSPITVGTVLQNRYRIIQILGQGGFGRTYLAEDQRRFNELCAIKELISTATEASAWEKAQELFGREAATLYQIEHPQVPKFRERFEQDQRLFLVVDYVAGKTYRTLLSDRLAVGQTFTQAEVLQLLRSLLPVLEHIHSRGIIHRDISPENIILRDSDAKPVLIDFGVVKELATRLLSPDSTRPVTTVGKLGYSPSEQMQTGQAYPSSDLYALAVTAIVLLTGKEPSELFDEHELTWNWQRWARVNPRFALVLNRMLNRLPSDRYQNALDVAQALQAVDQPPIITPEVSNLQTIAVGRSPNSVPPSTSPKRRAPAPVVPPSRSSSVLDNPLALGAIGSAVVILAGFGSWALVSSIRSQSNTPPEGTKPQTFPSPVISGGSTFTSTPTPTNDEPVISTRRLNLGTSNTTTAEDTIKANQIIRYTFFARAGTKLNTFFDQGTGVLLTVLDPNQQPIDNNSQQVTSYEGILVVTGRHTIELTLSPGVAQSDYNLKVAIEKPVEITPTQTPIPIPRATPTSIPTITETPAPTPTEIPIPVPTETPAPTPTEIPTPTPTSGELQTFPPANGTPPSLFNQRN
- the bioD gene encoding dethiobiotin synthase, producing the protein MNTLLITGTDTEAGKTVVTTALAAYWQKYYPQRRLGIMKPIQSGVGDREWYQKLFSLEQSAEEITPLYFQAPLAPPLAAAKENRQVDLAVVWQTLSRLQKRCDFLLIEALGGLGSPVTAELTVADLAGEWRLPTVLVVPVRLGAIAQAVANVALARQSRINLKGIVLNCVQPRSDAEIADWTPPDLIQSLTNTPVLGCLPYLDNPDDLEKLAQVASNLDLETLTLEND
- a CDS encoding M20 family metallopeptidase; protein product: MVSTFPTPSSVDLSRVRLSIRSLQPQLVEWRRRLHQQPELGFKEKLTAEFVSRKLQEWGIEHQTGIAQTGIVAIIKGNKLGTDKVLAIRADMDALPIQELNEVPYKSQHDGVMHACGHDGHTAIALGTAYYLHQHRQDFAGTVKIIFQPAEESPGGAKPMIEAGVLKNPDVDAIIGLHLWNNLPLGTVGVRAGALMAAVECFNCTVLGKGGHGALPHQTIDSVVVAAQIVNALQTIVARNINPIDSAVVTVGELHAGTKRNVIADTARMSATIRYFNPSFAGFFHQRVEQIIAGICQSHGANYDLEYWSLYPPVINDASMAELVRSVAEEVVETPVGIVPECQTMAAEDMSFFLQEVPGCYFFLGSANPDKDLAYPHHHPRFDFDETALAIGVEIFVRSVEKFFS